One region of Primulina tabacum isolate GXHZ01 chromosome 1, ASM2559414v2, whole genome shotgun sequence genomic DNA includes:
- the LOC142548579 gene encoding LOW QUALITY PROTEIN: vacuolar protein sorting-associated protein 41 homolog (The sequence of the model RefSeq protein was modified relative to this genomic sequence to represent the inferred CDS: deleted 1 base in 1 codon) gives MSPKPSENGMEGDDEREEDSDEENSEAEEEEEEDEPRLKYQRMGGSVPALLQSDAASCIAVAERMIALGTHGGSVHILDFLGNQVKEFNPHTSAVNDLCFDIEGEYIGSCSDDGSVVINSLFTEERMKFEYHRPMKAIALDPEYSRKSSRRFVTGGLAGNLYLNMKKWIGYKDQILHSGEGPIHAVKWKTSLIAWANDAGVKVYDASNDQRVTFIERPRGSPRPELLLPHLVWQDDTLLVIGWGTSVKVASIRTNQNNGAEGTFKHFSMSSMNQVDIVASFQTSYFISGIAPFGNSLVALAYISGKEDGEKDFSSSVPSRQGNAKRPEVRVVTWTNDELATDALPVLGFEHYKAKDYSLAHSPFSGSSYAGGQWAAGDEPLYYIVSPKDVVIAKPRDAEDHIAWLVQHGWHDKALEAVEAGQGRSELLDEVGSGYLDHLIVERKYAEAASLCPKLLRGSASAWERWVFHFAHLRQLPVLVPYIPTENPRLRDTAYEVALVALATNTSFHKDLLSTVKSWPPVIYSALPIISAIEPQLNTSSMTGELKEALAEIYVIDGQYEKGFSLYADLMKPGVFDFIEKHDLHDGIREKVAQLMMIDCKRAVPLFIQQRDLISPTDVVSQLMAAKNKCDYRYFLHLYLHSLYMSNPHAGMELHDMQVELYADYDPKMLLPFLRNSQHYTLEKAYEICVKRDLLKEQVFILGRMGNAKQALAIIINKLGDVEEAIEFVSMQNDDELWEELIKQCLNKPEMVGVLLEHTVGNLDPLYIVNRVPNGLEIPRLRDRLVKIITDYRTETSLRHGCNAILKADCVNLLIKYYKEARRAIYLSNEEDESHTITDKKQSFQLAERSPSIKSMEVKPKVRGGTRCCMCFDPFSIHNVSIYVFYCCHAYHETCLMDSINSLSGSKKKPAPAPTQDELSFYKYENDDDADDEEDEDDALMRCILCTTAAG, from the exons ATGTCACCGAAGCCGTCTGAGAACGGAATGGAAGGCGACGATGAAAGAGAAGAAGATTCGGATGAAGAAAATTCGGAAGCTGAGGAGGAGGAAGAGGAAGATGAGCCTCGCCTCAAGTACCAGCGGATGGGTGGCAGCGTGCCAGCTCTCCTACAAAGCGACGCCGCTTCGTGTATTGCCGTTGCTGAACGAATGATCGCGCTGGGTACTCATGGTGGCTCCGTTCACATTCTTGATTTTCTCGGAAATCAA GTTAAAGAATTTAATCCTCATACATCTGCTGTAAATGATCTTTGCTTTGACATCGAAGGTGAATACATTGGAAGCTGCTCTGACGATGGTTCTGTTGTAATAAATAGTCTTTTCACCGAGGAGAGAATGAAGTTCGAGTACCATCGCCCTATGAAAGCCATTGCTTTAGACCCAGAATATTCAAGAAAATCATCAAGAAGATTTGTTACTGGAGGTTTAGCTGGTAACTTATACCTCAACATGAAGAAATGGATAGGCTATAAAGACCAG ATTCTGCACTCTGGTGAAGGCCCAATTCATGCGGTGAAATGGAAAACTAGTCTCATTGCTTGGGCTAATGATGCTGGTGTAAAAGTTTATGATGCTTCTAATGATCAGCGTGTAACATTCATCGAAAGACCTCGAGGGAGCCCACGCCCTGAGCTTCTGCTGCCTCATTTAGTCTGGCAG GATGATACTCTGCTGGTCATTGGATGGGGAACATCTGTTAAAGTTGCGTCGATTAGAACCAACCAAAATAACGGCGCTGAGGGGACATTTAAGCATTTTTCAATGTCTAGCATGAACCAGGTGGATATTGTGGCATCTTTTCAGACCAGCTATTTCATTTCAGGAATTGCGCCCTTTGGGAATTCTTTGGTAGCTCTGGCATATATCTCTGGGAAAGAAGATGGTGAGAAGGACTTTAGCAGCAGTGTTCCTTCACGCCAG GGAAATGCGAAGAGACCAGAAGTGCGAGTTGTCACTTGGACTAATGATGAGCTGGCAACTGATGCATTACCTGTTCTTGGCTTCGAACATTACAAGGCCAAAGATTATTCCCTTGCTCATTCTCCTTTCTCAG GTAGCAGTTATGCTGGTGGTCAGTGGGCTGCTGGAGATGAACCCTTATACTACATCGTGTCCCCAAAAGATGTTGTGATTGCTAAACCTAG GGATGCAGAAGATCACATAGCATGGCTGGTTCAACATGGATGGCATGATAAAGCCTTGGAAGCCGTTGAAGCTGGTCAGGGACGGAGTGAGCTTCTTGATGAG GTGGGATCAGGATATCTTGACCATCTGATTGTGGAACGCAAATATGCCGAAGCGGCTTCATTATGTCCAAAATTATTGCGCGGATCAGCTTCTGCATGGGAAAG GTGGGTTTTCCATTTTGCTCATCTCCGTCAACTTCCTGTGCTGGTTCCCTACATTCCGACGGAAAATCCAAGGCTACGTGATACTGCTTATGAG GTTGCTCTTGTTGCTTTGGCGACAAATACTTCATTTCACAAGGATCTCCTATCAACTGTTAAAAGTTGGCCACCTGTAATATATTCTGCTTTGCCCATTATCTCAGCTATTGAACCTCAGCTGAATACGTCTTCTATGACTGGTGAACTCAAAGAA GCTCTGGCTGAGATTTATGTAATTGATGGGCAATAC GAGAAAGGCTTCAGTCTGTATGCCGAT CTTATGAAGCCAGGTGTATTTGATTTTATTGAGAAACATGATTTGCATGATGGCATTCGGGAAAAG GTTGCACAACTTATGATGATAGATTGCAAACGTGCAGTTCCATTGTTTATTCAGCAGAGAGATCTCATAAGCCCAACTGATGTTGTTTCACAACTTATGGCTGCGAAGAATAAATGTGATTATCGATACTTTTTGCATCTATATCTGCATTCCCTGTATATGTCGAATCCACATGCTGGAATGGAGTTACATGACATGCAG GTTGAGCTCTATGCTGACTACGATCCAAAAATGTTGCTTCCCTTTCTCCGAAACAGTCAGCATTATACACTGGAAAAG GCATATGAAATTTGTGTTAAAAGAGATCTGTTGAAAGAGCAAGTCTTTATCCTTGGAAGAATGGGAAACGCGAAGCAAGCCTTAgctataattataaataagttggGGGATGTAGAAGAG GCAATAGAATTTGTGAGTATGCAGAATGATGATGAACTCTGGGAAGAACTTATTAAGCAATGTTTAAACAAACCAGAGATG GTAGGGGTACTTTTGGAGCATACTGTTGGTAATCTTGATCCCTTGTATATTGTAAATAGGGTTCCGAATGGTTTGGAGATACCCCG GCTGCGTGACCGTCTAGTTAAAATCATCACGGACTATAGAACAGAAACTTCTCTCAGACATGGCTGCAATGCTATCCTAAAG GCCGATTGTGTTAATTTGTTGATCAAGTACTATAAGGAAGCGAGACGTGCTATATACTTGAGTAACGAAGAAGATGAGTCGCACACTATAACAGATAAAAAGCAGTCCTTTCAGTTGGCTGAGCGATCTCCAAGCATCAAAAGCATGGAGGTGAAGCCAAAAGTCAGAGGAGGCACTAGATGTTGCATGTGTTTTGATCCATTTTCGATACATAATGTGTCCATATATGTTTTCTACTGCTGTCATGCGTATCATGAGACGTGTCTTATGGATTCCATCAATTCACTTAGTGGCAGCAAAAAGAAACCTGCTCCAGCCCCTACCCAGGATGAGTTATCATTTTATAAGTacgaaaatgatgatgatgctgatgatgaagaagatgaagatgatgCCCTGATGCGTTGCATCTTATGTACTACTGCTGCAGGTTGA
- the LOC142548586 gene encoding serine carboxypeptidase-like 51 isoform X1, translated as MEKSHFVVRLFAYLVFFFPLFLQVSAAKAAGTGDGSEAWGYAEVRPRAHMFWWYYRSPNREQDPNKPWPIILWLQGGPGASGVGIGNFEEIGPLDTDLKPRNSTWLSVADLLFVDNPVGTGYSFVEDPKILVKTDYEAATDLTTLLIQVFNRNQSLQKSPLYIVAESYGGKYAVTLGLSVLKAIESGKLKLKLGGIALGDTWISPEDFVFSWGPLLKDVSRLDNNGLKKSNRSTFASFMFLFLRRKYIAAMLINLRSENSLAEQIKQELDAGEFEEATDSWSELEDVITTSSNSVDFYNFLLDSGMDPVSLTASELSQHIAMNRYSRYLNSLRSTAGGDGDLDSLMNGVIKKKLKIIPKDVQWGGQSDLVFSALEADFMKPRIDEVDELLAKGVNMTIYSGQLDVICSTKGTEAWVSKLKWDGLRSFLSMDRTPIYCGQEKMTKGYFKSYKSLHFYWILGAGHFVPVDQPCVALSMIRGVTQSPVA; from the exons ATGGAAAAGTCCCATTTTGTTGTACGTCTTTTTGCTTATCTCGTGTTCTTCTTTCCACTTTTTCTTCAAGTATCAGCAGCTAAAGCTGCAGGAACTGGAGATGGATCAGAGGCGTGGGGATATGCTGAAGTCAGGCCCA GAGCCCACATGTTTTGGTGGTATTACAGAAGTCCAAACAGGGAGCAAGATCCAAACAAGCCATGGCCAATCATTCTTTGGCTGCAGGGTGGACCT GGTGCTTCTGGAGTTGGGATTGGGAATTTTGAAGAAATTGGGCCATTGGATACAGATTTGAAGCCTAGAAATTCGACATGGCTGAGCGTTGCCGATCTCTTATTTGTG GATAATCCTGTTGGAACTGGATACAGTTTTGTGGAAGATCCAAAAATTTTGGTGAAAACTGATTATGAAGCTGCGACTGATTTAACTACACTTTTGATTCAAGTTTTTAATAGAAACCAGTCTCTCCAAAAGAGCCCACTTTATATAGTTGCAGAATCTTATGGAGGAAAATATGCTGTTACCCTTGGATTATCAGTTCTCAAAGCTATAGAATCTGGAAAATTGAAGCTCAAACTTGGAG GAATTGCATTGGGTGACACTTGGATTTCACCAGAAGATTTTGTG TTTTCATGGGGTCCTCTCCTCAAAGATGTCTCCAGGCTAGACAACAATGGCCTAAAAAAATCAAACAGGTCTACTTTTGCTTCATTCATGTTCTTGTTTCTCAGAAGAAAATATATTGCTGCTATGTTGATAAATTTACGTTCAGAAAACAGTTTGGCTGAGCAAATTAAACAAGAACTTGATGCTGGTGAGTTCGAAGAGGCTACCGACTCATGGAGCGAGCTCGAGGATGTTATTACTACTAGCAGTAACTCAGTT GATTTCTACAATTTTCTATTGGATTCAGGGATGGACCCTGTATCATTAACAGCTTCGGAGCTATCTCAACACATAGCGATGAACCGGTACTCGAGATATTTGAATTCGCTGAGGTCTACTGCAGGTGGTGATGGTGATCTTGATAGTTTAATGAATGGTGTGATAAAAAAGAAACTGAAGATTATACCAAAAGACGTTCA ATGGGGTGGGCAATCAGATCTTGTTTTCTCTGCATTAGAAGCAGATTTCATGAAGCCGAGGATCGATGAG GTTGATGAGTTGCTGGCTAAAGGAGTCAATATGACCATTTACAGCGGTCAA TTAGATGTCATTTGCTCAACAAAAGGAACCGAAGCATGGGTGTCAAAGCTCAA ATGGGATGGGCTGAGAAGTTTCTTGAGCATGGATAGAACACCAATCTATTGCGGGCAAGAAAAGATGACAAAGGGTTATTTCAAATCTTACAAGAGCTTACATTTCTACTGGATTCTTGGAGCTGGCCACTTT GTACCCGTTGACCAGCCCTGTGTGGCACTGAGCATGATTCGTGGCGTCACTCAGTCTCCAGTTGCATAG
- the LOC142548586 gene encoding serine carboxypeptidase-like 51 isoform X2, with protein sequence MEKSHFVVRLFAYLVFFFPLFLQVSAAKAAGTGDGSEAWGYAEVRPRAHMFWWYYRSPNREQDPNKPWPIILWLQGGPGASGVGIGNFEEIGPLDTDLKPRNSTWLSVADLLFVDNPVGTGYSFVEDPKILVKTDYEAATDLTTLLIQVFNRNQSLQKSPLYIVAESYGGKYAVTLGLSVLKAIESGKLKLKLGGIALGDTWISPEDFVFSWGPLLKDVSRLDNNGLKKSNSLAEQIKQELDAGEFEEATDSWSELEDVITTSSNSVDFYNFLLDSGMDPVSLTASELSQHIAMNRYSRYLNSLRSTAGGDGDLDSLMNGVIKKKLKIIPKDVQWGGQSDLVFSALEADFMKPRIDEVDELLAKGVNMTIYSGQLDVICSTKGTEAWVSKLKWDGLRSFLSMDRTPIYCGQEKMTKGYFKSYKSLHFYWILGAGHFVPVDQPCVALSMIRGVTQSPVA encoded by the exons ATGGAAAAGTCCCATTTTGTTGTACGTCTTTTTGCTTATCTCGTGTTCTTCTTTCCACTTTTTCTTCAAGTATCAGCAGCTAAAGCTGCAGGAACTGGAGATGGATCAGAGGCGTGGGGATATGCTGAAGTCAGGCCCA GAGCCCACATGTTTTGGTGGTATTACAGAAGTCCAAACAGGGAGCAAGATCCAAACAAGCCATGGCCAATCATTCTTTGGCTGCAGGGTGGACCT GGTGCTTCTGGAGTTGGGATTGGGAATTTTGAAGAAATTGGGCCATTGGATACAGATTTGAAGCCTAGAAATTCGACATGGCTGAGCGTTGCCGATCTCTTATTTGTG GATAATCCTGTTGGAACTGGATACAGTTTTGTGGAAGATCCAAAAATTTTGGTGAAAACTGATTATGAAGCTGCGACTGATTTAACTACACTTTTGATTCAAGTTTTTAATAGAAACCAGTCTCTCCAAAAGAGCCCACTTTATATAGTTGCAGAATCTTATGGAGGAAAATATGCTGTTACCCTTGGATTATCAGTTCTCAAAGCTATAGAATCTGGAAAATTGAAGCTCAAACTTGGAG GAATTGCATTGGGTGACACTTGGATTTCACCAGAAGATTTTGTG TTTTCATGGGGTCCTCTCCTCAAAGATGTCTCCAGGCTAGACAACAATGGCCTAAAAAAATCAAACAG TTTGGCTGAGCAAATTAAACAAGAACTTGATGCTGGTGAGTTCGAAGAGGCTACCGACTCATGGAGCGAGCTCGAGGATGTTATTACTACTAGCAGTAACTCAGTT GATTTCTACAATTTTCTATTGGATTCAGGGATGGACCCTGTATCATTAACAGCTTCGGAGCTATCTCAACACATAGCGATGAACCGGTACTCGAGATATTTGAATTCGCTGAGGTCTACTGCAGGTGGTGATGGTGATCTTGATAGTTTAATGAATGGTGTGATAAAAAAGAAACTGAAGATTATACCAAAAGACGTTCA ATGGGGTGGGCAATCAGATCTTGTTTTCTCTGCATTAGAAGCAGATTTCATGAAGCCGAGGATCGATGAG GTTGATGAGTTGCTGGCTAAAGGAGTCAATATGACCATTTACAGCGGTCAA TTAGATGTCATTTGCTCAACAAAAGGAACCGAAGCATGGGTGTCAAAGCTCAA ATGGGATGGGCTGAGAAGTTTCTTGAGCATGGATAGAACACCAATCTATTGCGGGCAAGAAAAGATGACAAAGGGTTATTTCAAATCTTACAAGAGCTTACATTTCTACTGGATTCTTGGAGCTGGCCACTTT GTACCCGTTGACCAGCCCTGTGTGGCACTGAGCATGATTCGTGGCGTCACTCAGTCTCCAGTTGCATAG
- the LOC142512639 gene encoding glutathione S-transferase T3-like, whose product MPFISPTENEPTTPTFVPETQLFDRESPIEVVNLENVDSGAEGRKKRSTWRKVEDEVLARSFVTISDDPIIGNDQKAEAFWGRVASYYDDNRPAGTPNRSANVIRSHWHNTIQKKVYRFNANYNSIYSAYRSGHSDEDILRLAYEKYRAENNGIAFNLEHV is encoded by the coding sequence ATGCCATTTATTTCTCCGACGGAAAATGAACCGACCACTCCGACTTTCGTCCCAGAGACTCAATTGTTCGATCGTGAATCCCCAATTGAAGTCGTAAATTTGGAGAATGTGGATTCTGGCGCTGAGGGTAGAAAAAAACGGTCAACCTGGAGAAAAGTTGAAGACGAGGTCTTAGCGAGATCGTTTGTCACTATCAGCGATGACCCAATCATCGGCAATGATCAAAAGGCGGAAGCTTTCTGGGGACGTGTTGCAAGCTACTATGATGACAATCGTCCCGCAGGTACACCCAATAGAAGTGCAAATGTCATACGATCGCACTGGCACAATACCATCCAAAAAAAAGTATATCGCTTCAATGCAAATTACAATAGTATTTATAGTGCATATCGTAGCGGCCACAGTGATGAGGATATACTACGACTTGCGTATGAAAAATATCGTGCGGAAAATAACGGCATCGCATTTAATCTTGAGCATGTGTGA